Below is a genomic region from Methanobacterium sp..
GTAGGTAATTTACAGGTAACTAGACCTACTTTTAATCGAATGATGGCGGCGACACTTGTTGAAATTAACAATAAATCAATGCAAAACATACTAACAGACACAATAAAAGATCCAGATAAACCTACTGGAGGATTACCTGATGGTCAACTACAAAAATCAGAATATTTAGATATCGCTAAACGCGTAAAAGATTACATTGCTAAAAAGGAGAAAATGCCCAATTACATAACTACTTCCCTTGGAAAAATGAGCCCATTCAACTATATGGATATCTTTTCTAGGATATTGAATTATTATGTTGATAAAAAGGTTTTACCTTCTTTTGCATATACCTCTAGCCTGAGTGTTGTTTCAAATACACCAAAAGTAGTTAGTTATCCTGCAAATATTAAACCATTTTTAGATGTTACAAAGAATTGTAATTGGAAAGATGCTCTAATTGTAAATAAAGTTAAAGATATTGTTGGAAATGAAACCAGCATGTATAATAAAGCTTATAAACTCTTTAACTGGGCTTTAAATGTTACTTCTTATGAAGAACCAATGTACTACAATACTCGGCATGGAGCAGTAAATACATTAAAACTTTTAAAAGGAAATTGCGTAGATTTAGCACATCTATTAATAGCACTTTGGAGAGCTGCAGGAATACCTGCATTATATAAGCATGTATATGCACAATTTAGTAACTTTAAAACAGGACATGTAATAGCTTCAGCTTACATAGACGGAAAATGGATAGACGGAGATCTAAGCAATAATATAAATAAATTAGGAAACACAAAAAGCTGGAAATTAATTAAACAATATGCGGTGTATAAAGAATTACCATTTTAAAAAGGTTATAAGAGTAGTTCCAGTTATCCAGAAATATTGGATAACTGAAACTACTCTTCTATTTAGTATTCTTCGCATTTTATTTGGAAGTATTTTGTTGGATGGTCACATGATGGGCATTTTTCTGGGGGTTCCCTACCTGTATGTATGTAACCGCATTTTCTGCAAACCCATTTAACTTCTTTTTCTTTTTTCCACAC
It encodes:
- a CDS encoding transglutaminase domain-containing protein → MTVKSIAEVLNAAKTVTAYIQNNDKTPPTVTVGNLQVTRPTFNRMMAATLVEINNKSMQNILTDTIKDPDKPTGGLPDGQLQKSEYLDIAKRVKDYIAKKEKMPNYITTSLGKMSPFNYMDIFSRILNYYVDKKVLPSFAYTSSLSVVSNTPKVVSYPANIKPFLDVTKNCNWKDALIVNKVKDIVGNETSMYNKAYKLFNWALNVTSYEEPMYYNTRHGAVNTLKLLKGNCVDLAHLLIALWRAAGIPALYKHVYAQFSNFKTGHVIASAYIDGKWIDGDLSNNINKLGNTKSWKLIKQYAVYKELPF